A DNA window from Bacteroidia bacterium contains the following coding sequences:
- a CDS encoding MotA/TolQ/ExbB proton channel family protein: MFHSTLLQIATTPAVSDTLHKAAAALPTVAGASATTATGENTLSLFELIEKGGYIMLPIALLFFIATYYLIERFICIKRASKTDDNFMNNIRDFVHNNNIDAAKAFCKNSGSPQAKMIEKGILKMDRPLKEVEESMESTGKMEIYKLEKNLNIIAIIAGIAPMFGFIGTIMGVIKIFYNISLADNISIGLIAGGLYEKMITSAGGLIVGIFAFISYHLLNMMVEKISQRMERTSFEFIELLEDPKK; the protein is encoded by the coding sequence ATGTTTCATTCCACTCTTCTCCAAATTGCTACTACGCCTGCGGTAAGCGATACTTTGCACAAAGCAGCAGCTGCTTTACCAACTGTCGCTGGAGCTTCTGCAACAACAGCAACGGGCGAAAACACGCTTTCTTTGTTTGAATTAATTGAAAAAGGCGGATATATAATGTTACCCATTGCATTGCTGTTTTTTATTGCTACTTATTATTTGATAGAGCGCTTTATCTGTATTAAAAGAGCTTCTAAAACAGACGATAATTTTATGAATAACATTCGTGATTTCGTTCACAACAATAATATAGATGCAGCAAAAGCGTTTTGCAAAAACTCAGGTTCGCCTCAAGCAAAAATGATTGAGAAAGGAATTTTGAAAATGGACAGACCGCTCAAAGAAGTTGAAGAATCAATGGAAAGTACTGGGAAGATGGAGATTTATAAACTCGAAAAAAATCTCAATATCATCGCTATTATTGCTGGTATCGCACCAATGTTCGGTTTTATCGGAACCATTATGGGAGTTATTAAAATATTTTACAATATTTCCTTGGCGGATAATATTAGCATTGGCTTAATTGCTGGTGGTTTGTACGAAAAAATGATTACCAGTGCCGGTGGTTTAATTGTCGGGATTTTCGCCTTTATTAGTTATCACTTATTAAACATGATGGTAGAAAAAATTTCGCAACGTATGGAACGCACTTCCTTTGAATTTATAGAATTGTTGGAAGATCCTAAAAAATAA
- a CDS encoding LytTR family DNA-binding domain-containing protein produces the protein MNCIAIDDEPLALDLMEEYIKKIPFLNLVAKCSNAFEAIPILQKEKIDVLFLDIQMPDINGIQFLKTLKNQPIIIFTTAYDKYAVEGYNLDVLDYLVKPIPFERFVKAVNKAQEYYNQKNNFSLHLNTLENKEKIEHPFLFVKADYEMVKINFKDILYIEGLKDYIKIYAGDKPILTLQSLKFMEEKLPKKKFFRVHRSYIISLDKINSVQKRNIKIGEKEIPIGDLYKEDFFNMLTDFNL, from the coding sequence ATGAATTGTATCGCGATAGATGACGAGCCTTTAGCGCTTGATTTGATGGAAGAATACATCAAGAAGATTCCATTTTTAAATTTGGTAGCCAAGTGTAGCAATGCTTTTGAAGCTATTCCGATTTTGCAAAAAGAAAAAATAGATGTGTTATTTTTGGATATTCAAATGCCAGATATCAACGGAATTCAGTTTTTAAAAACGCTGAAAAACCAACCAATTATTATATTTACCACCGCTTACGATAAATATGCTGTGGAAGGTTATAATTTAGATGTGTTGGATTATTTGGTAAAACCCATTCCGTTTGAACGGTTTGTAAAAGCAGTCAATAAAGCACAAGAATATTACAATCAAAAAAATAATTTTTCGCTACACTTAAACACTCTTGAAAATAAAGAAAAAATAGAGCACCCATTTTTGTTTGTGAAAGCAGATTATGAAATGGTAAAAATTAATTTCAAAGATATTTTATACATTGAAGGATTGAAAGATTACATTAAAATTTATGCTGGAGACAAACCCATCTTAACCTTGCAAAGTCTGAAATTTATGGAAGAAAAGCTTCCGAAAAAAAAATTTTTTAGAGTGCATCGTTCGTACATTATTTCGCTTGACAAAATAAATTCGGTACAAAAAAGGAATATCAAAATCGGCGAAAAAGAAATTCCAATCGGAGATTTATACAAAGAAGATTTTTTTAACATGTTAACAGATTTTAATTTATGA
- the accD gene encoding acetyl-CoA carboxylase, carboxyltransferase subunit beta produces the protein MSWFQRIKKGITTSTREKKETPEGLWYKCPSCKKITSSDEHILNLYVCQDCDYHDRMGSKEYFEILFDGNKFKELNPNLIAGDPLNFVDTKKYTDRLIESHKKTDLKDAIRTGAGKVDGNNLVIACMDFSFIGGSMGSVVGEKISLAIDYCIAHKTPLLIISKSGGARMMEAAFSLMQMAKTSAKLALLSEAKIPYISLMTDPTTGGVTASYAMLGDLNISEPGALIGFAGPRIVKETIGKDLPKGFQTAEFVLEHGFLDAIVHRKDLKAKLSQLLKLFVN, from the coding sequence ATGAGCTGGTTTCAACGAATAAAAAAAGGTATTACCACTTCCACGAGAGAGAAAAAAGAAACGCCGGAAGGCTTGTGGTACAAGTGTCCTTCGTGTAAAAAAATTACTTCTTCAGACGAGCATATTCTTAATTTATATGTATGTCAGGATTGCGATTATCACGACAGAATGGGTTCAAAAGAATATTTTGAAATTCTTTTTGACGGAAATAAATTCAAAGAATTAAATCCGAATTTGATTGCCGGCGATCCGCTTAATTTTGTGGATACGAAAAAATATACAGATCGTTTGATTGAATCACACAAAAAAACCGATTTGAAAGACGCTATCAGAACAGGCGCTGGAAAAGTGGACGGAAATAATTTGGTAATTGCCTGCATGGATTTTAGTTTTATCGGTGGTTCGATGGGATCGGTGGTAGGCGAAAAAATTTCCTTGGCGATTGATTATTGCATCGCGCATAAAACACCTTTGCTGATTATTTCTAAATCGGGCGGAGCAAGAATGATGGAAGCTGCATTTTCATTGATGCAAATGGCAAAAACATCCGCAAAATTAGCTTTGCTTTCTGAAGCTAAAATTCCATATATTTCTTTAATGACAGATCCTACAACGGGTGGCGTTACTGCATCTTACGCGATGTTGGGCGATTTAAATATTTCTGAACCAGGCGCTTTGATTGGTTTTGCTGGACCGCGAATTGTAAAAGAAACCATCGGAAAAGACCTCCCGAAAGGATTTCAAACAGCTGAATTTGTATTGGAACACGGATTTTTAGATGCCATCGTTCATCGCAAAGACCTAAAAGCAAAGCTTTCCCAACTTTTAAAATTATTTGTGAATTAA
- a CDS encoding class I fructose-bisphosphate aldolase: MAYKKIEELLGKDADSLLKHTCKTIAKEHLHLPGADFVDRTFALSNRSPQVMRNLNSIYNHGRLSGTGYVSILPVDQGIEHSAGASFAPNPIYFDSENIVKLAIEGGCNAVASTFGVLASVSRKYAHKIPFIVKINHNEFLTYPNKFDQIMFGSVEEAWNMGAAAIGATIYFGSPESARQIVEVAQAFEMAHQLGMTTILWCYLRNNGFKKEGVDYHASADLTAQANHLGVTIQADIIKQKLPTNNGGYTAVNFGKTHPKVYSELSSNHPIDLCRYQVANCYMGRMGLINSGGESKGASDLSEAVTTAVINKRAGGQGLISGRKAFQKPVKEGIELLNTIQDVYLSKEITIA; encoded by the coding sequence ATGGCATACAAAAAAATTGAGGAATTATTAGGCAAAGACGCCGATAGTTTATTGAAACATACTTGCAAAACCATTGCAAAAGAGCATTTGCATTTACCAGGCGCTGATTTTGTGGATCGTACTTTTGCGCTCAGCAACCGCAGTCCGCAAGTGATGCGTAATTTGAATTCGATTTACAATCACGGGCGATTATCTGGAACTGGTTATGTGTCTATTTTACCCGTAGATCAAGGCATTGAACATTCGGCAGGAGCTTCTTTTGCGCCCAATCCTATTTATTTTGATTCAGAAAATATTGTAAAATTAGCTATCGAAGGCGGCTGTAACGCCGTGGCTTCCACGTTTGGCGTGTTGGCTTCGGTATCCAGAAAATACGCACATAAAATTCCTTTTATCGTAAAAATAAATCACAACGAATTTTTAACATATCCGAATAAGTTTGATCAAATTATGTTTGGATCTGTTGAAGAAGCTTGGAATATGGGCGCTGCAGCAATTGGTGCTACTATTTATTTTGGTTCGCCGGAATCTGCCAGACAAATTGTAGAAGTGGCGCAAGCATTCGAAATGGCGCATCAATTGGGCATGACAACGATTTTGTGGTGTTATTTACGTAATAACGGATTTAAAAAGGAAGGAGTGGATTATCACGCTTCCGCAGATTTGACGGCGCAAGCCAATCATTTAGGCGTTACCATTCAAGCAGATATTATCAAACAAAAATTACCAACCAATAACGGTGGTTATACGGCTGTTAATTTCGGGAAAACACATCCGAAAGTATATTCAGAATTGAGTTCAAATCATCCGATTGATTTGTGTCGCTACCAAGTTGCCAATTGTTATATGGGCAGAATGGGTTTGATTAATTCGGGCGGAGAATCGAAAGGCGCTTCGGATTTATCGGAAGCAGTTACAACGGCTGTTATCAATAAGCGGGCGGGCGGACAAGGTTTAATATCTGGACGAAAAGCATTTCAAAAACCGGTGAAAGAAGGTATTGAATTACTCAATACAATTCAGGATGTTTATTTATCAAAAGAAATTACGATTGCTTAA
- a CDS encoding outer membrane beta-barrel family protein translates to MKKYFFILASFLFIGTTNAQMSGARMNVGHFYGTIIDSTTNQSVPFAAVQLSSSQFDSVSQSMKMQVVTGQLTGDNGEFSFDKLSVMGHYTLQISAIGYAPYEQKVSFNIGKLLNAKKKSATSNNDDPASATSGMSSLINAVDIDLGNIKISPSINKLKTVTVSGEAPAMELKLDKKVFDVSKSLTTAGGTAEDVLRNVPAVNVDIDGNVTLRNSSPTIYVDGMPTTLTIDQIPADEIDKVEVITNPSAKYDASAGSGGIINIVLKKNRVMGYNGSLKAGVDERGKLNLGLNMNLRQGKVNVFGSLNYHQIDHITDGITTRNNLVGFPLTNFLQNDTNTMNGHFAFARFGVDYFMDNRNTLTVSGVIGRGNFNTNDNLSTLTDTLHGILPSSTSSAYRNSNSLRTFSHNSGSIAYKHLFPKEDETFTANVQVEQGNSNGNSLFATQNYYSDGKPLGTQILQEQKLQGLNNEVIAQADYSNPLAHKIIFSTGLQATFNGTNSINSNYLFNNSSNEYEEINSQNTNYNFTQEVYAGYAILSQDIGTRFSYQGGLRIESSYYSGQLVDSSKTFHNQYPFSLFPSAYMTYHLSSNTDLQFNYSRHVIRPSFYQLIPFIDYSDSLNLKQGNPNLKPQFTNSFELNYLKTFNKKNSLMFSVYDKSVSDLITSYQILEYNAFLAKSVIMNTYENANSANSYGFEVTSQNSLKSWLDITSNVNVYESIINGNNLGANLTNQQLSWFGKLNLTFKLPYNFSVQLMGNYLSKSIIPATQGGGRWGGAPTSTVQGFILPNYWMDAALKYDFLKNKAASLTLNVKDVFATAITASTSNTSFFNQTTSRVKDPQFFRLTFSYRFGQTDFSLFKRKNMNVQAPDIQDTGGGE, encoded by the coding sequence ATGAAAAAATATTTTTTTATCCTTGCCTCTTTCTTATTTATCGGAACAACAAATGCTCAAATGTCTGGAGCGCGAATGAATGTGGGACATTTCTACGGAACAATTATCGACAGTACCACCAATCAATCCGTGCCATTTGCGGCAGTTCAACTTTCTTCTTCGCAATTCGATTCTGTTTCGCAATCTATGAAAATGCAAGTGGTTACAGGTCAATTAACAGGTGATAACGGAGAATTTAGTTTTGACAAATTATCGGTAATGGGACATTATACTTTGCAGATAAGTGCAATTGGGTATGCTCCGTACGAACAAAAAGTATCGTTCAATATTGGTAAATTATTGAATGCAAAAAAGAAAAGTGCTACCTCCAATAATGACGACCCTGCTTCCGCGACGAGTGGCATGAGCAGCTTGATTAATGCCGTAGACATTGATCTGGGAAACATAAAAATCAGTCCTTCCATCAACAAATTAAAAACGGTTACCGTAAGTGGAGAAGCGCCTGCGATGGAATTAAAATTGGATAAAAAAGTGTTTGATGTCAGCAAAAGTTTGACCACTGCTGGAGGCACTGCAGAAGACGTACTTCGGAATGTACCTGCCGTAAATGTTGATATTGATGGAAACGTTACGCTTAGAAATTCATCTCCCACTATTTATGTAGACGGAATGCCGACGACACTTACAATTGATCAAATTCCGGCAGATGAGATTGACAAAGTCGAAGTAATTACTAATCCATCCGCAAAATACGATGCTTCCGCAGGATCGGGAGGAATCATCAATATTGTATTGAAAAAAAACAGAGTGATGGGCTACAATGGTTCGCTGAAAGCGGGTGTAGATGAAAGAGGAAAACTCAATTTAGGTTTAAATATGAATTTGAGACAAGGGAAAGTGAATGTATTCGGAAGTTTAAATTACCATCAAATAGATCACATAACTGACGGAATAACGACACGAAATAACCTTGTTGGATTTCCGCTAACTAATTTTTTGCAAAACGACACCAACACAATGAATGGTCATTTCGCTTTTGCGAGATTTGGAGTAGATTATTTTATGGACAATCGGAATACACTCACTGTTTCTGGCGTTATTGGAAGAGGAAATTTTAATACTAACGATAATTTAAGCACTCTTACAGATACGTTACACGGCATTCTTCCGTCCAGTACTTCTTCCGCTTATCGAAATTCAAACAGCTTGCGTACATTCAGTCACAATTCAGGAAGCATTGCTTACAAACATTTATTTCCGAAAGAAGATGAAACTTTTACAGCAAATGTACAAGTAGAACAAGGCAACAGCAACGGAAACAGTTTATTTGCAACTCAAAATTATTACTCGGATGGAAAACCGCTGGGAACACAAATTTTACAGGAACAAAAATTACAGGGACTAAACAATGAAGTCATTGCCCAAGCCGATTACTCCAATCCATTGGCACATAAAATAATTTTCTCAACAGGCTTACAAGCCACATTTAACGGAACGAATAGCATCAATTCCAATTATTTATTTAACAACAGTTCCAATGAATACGAAGAAATAAATTCTCAAAATACAAATTACAATTTTACGCAAGAAGTATATGCAGGCTACGCTATTTTAAGTCAGGATATTGGGACACGTTTTAGTTACCAAGGTGGATTGAGAATCGAAAGTTCTTATTATTCCGGACAATTAGTAGATTCCTCCAAAACGTTCCACAATCAATATCCTTTCAGTTTGTTTCCGAGCGCGTATATGACCTATCATTTATCAAGCAATACCGATTTGCAATTTAATTATTCGAGACACGTTATCCGCCCTTCTTTTTATCAATTGATTCCATTTATCGATTATTCTGATTCCTTAAATTTAAAGCAAGGAAATCCGAATTTAAAACCTCAATTCACCAATTCGTTTGAGCTGAATTATTTAAAAACATTCAACAAAAAAAACAGTTTAATGTTTTCTGTTTACGACAAAAGTGTGAGCGATTTAATTACTTCTTATCAAATATTAGAATACAATGCATTTTTAGCGAAAAGCGTTATTATGAATACTTATGAAAATGCCAATTCTGCCAATTCTTATGGATTTGAGGTTACTTCACAAAATTCTTTGAAAAGCTGGTTAGACATTACCTCAAATGTAAACGTGTATGAATCAATAATCAATGGAAATAATTTAGGCGCCAACCTTACCAATCAGCAACTCAGTTGGTTTGGAAAATTAAATTTAACGTTTAAACTACCGTACAATTTCAGTGTACAATTGATGGGAAATTATTTATCAAAAAGTATTATCCCTGCTACTCAGGGTGGCGGACGTTGGGGTGGTGCGCCTACCTCCACTGTACAAGGTTTTATTTTACCAAATTATTGGATGGACGCTGCCCTCAAATATGATTTTTTGAAAAATAAAGCAGCATCTCTCACGCTGAATGTAAAAGATGTATTTGCAACAGCCATCACCGCCTCCACATCCAACACTTCCTTTTTCAATCAAACTACTTCGCGCGTAAAAGATCCTCAGTTTTTTCGACTCACTTTCAGTTACCGCTTCGGACAAACTGATTTTTCATTGTTCAAACGAAAGAACATGAACGTACAAGCTCCCGATATTCAAGATACCGGTGGTGGAGAGTAA
- a CDS encoding histidine kinase, which produces MKRPSRLLTVSIHIIVWLLFVSFPFMLDTELLTHTNFIQKIIFNTLILALFFYTNILLFIPKLLARKKVFLYIIVIVLCIFLMVFLQLKIDYLFHIENSQHHHSAHTLYFYFVTKAILLSLLMLTISGGLKITGEWFKSEQQKREMENEKLSSELLFLKSQVNPHFLFNTLNNIYSLTYKKSDGAPIAILKLADLMRYMLYDSNDEKVPLEKEISYIQNYIDLQKMRISSAVKINFSTEGEMQNHLIEPMLLIPFVENAFKHGISYLENSAITIHLKTSEHQLFFSVKNTIPSVKNNDKDKSSGIGLQNVTRRLNLLYPTIHELFIDESENNYSVKLCINFKW; this is translated from the coding sequence ATGAAACGTCCATCACGCCTACTTACTGTTTCTATACACATTATTGTGTGGCTGTTATTTGTTTCGTTTCCGTTTATGCTTGATACGGAATTGCTTACTCACACCAATTTTATTCAAAAAATAATTTTCAACACACTTATTTTAGCACTCTTTTTTTATACCAATATTTTATTATTCATTCCGAAATTACTTGCCAGAAAAAAAGTTTTCCTCTATATTATAGTCATTGTATTGTGCATTTTCCTAATGGTTTTCTTGCAATTAAAGATTGATTATCTTTTTCATATCGAAAATTCACAACACCATCATTCGGCTCACACATTGTATTTTTATTTTGTAACGAAAGCGATTTTATTATCGTTGTTGATGCTTACCATTAGCGGTGGGTTAAAAATTACCGGCGAATGGTTTAAAAGTGAACAGCAAAAAAGAGAAATGGAAAATGAAAAATTATCATCGGAATTATTGTTTTTGAAATCTCAAGTAAATCCGCATTTTCTCTTCAACACCTTGAATAATATTTATTCGTTGACCTACAAAAAATCAGACGGCGCGCCGATTGCTATTCTAAAATTAGCTGATTTGATGCGTTATATGTTGTATGATTCCAACGATGAAAAAGTGCCTTTGGAAAAAGAAATTTCCTACATTCAAAACTATATTGATTTACAAAAAATGCGAATTTCGAGTGCTGTAAAAATTAATTTTTCGACGGAAGGTGAAATGCAAAATCATTTAATAGAGCCGATGTTATTGATTCCCTTTGTTGAAAATGCGTTTAAACACGGTATCAGTTATTTGGAAAATTCTGCCATCACCATTCATTTAAAAACAAGCGAGCATCAGCTTTTTTTCAGCGTAAAAAACACAATTCCTTCCGTAAAAAATAATGATAAAGATAAAAGTTCGGGCATTGGTTTGCAAAATGTAACACGTCGTTTAAATTTGTTATATCCCACTATTCATGAGCTTTTTATAGACGAATCAGAAAATAATTATTCCGTTAAATTGTGTATTAATTTTAAATGGTAG
- a CDS encoding folylpolyglutamate synthase/dihydrofolate synthase family protein, with translation MNYQQTLDYMYAQLPIFQRVGSAAYKADLNNTIALCRLAGNPENKFKSIHIAGTNGKGSTSHLIASILQAQGYKTGLYTSPHLKDFRERIKINGKFISQKYVVDFVKKYQHGFEDIKPSFFEMTVALAFTYFADEKVDIAVIETGLGGRLDSTNVIVPEVSIITNISFDHTGILGDTLEKIAYEKAGIIKPKVPVIIGETQNAVKNVFLERAKETASKIIFSDAEYQVENTGYEKEQQLFRVYHKKKLRFEKLSCELLGGYQKKNFSAVLKTIDVLNEKKIAVSEKALIKGFSTVITKTGLLGRWQILSRNPLTIADTGHNEAGIREVLQQIKSTPHQKLHFVIGMVNDKDISTVLKLLPKNAIYYFCKATIPRALNEKELQQKAISFGLKGNSFSTVAKALKVAKIKAKKEDLIFIGGSTFVVAEAI, from the coding sequence ATGAATTACCAACAAACGTTGGATTATATGTATGCGCAATTGCCTATTTTCCAACGAGTAGGAAGTGCTGCTTACAAAGCTGATTTAAACAATACCATTGCTTTGTGCCGTTTGGCGGGTAATCCGGAAAATAAATTCAAATCCATACACATTGCGGGAACCAACGGAAAAGGTTCTACTTCGCATTTGATAGCTTCGATTTTACAAGCGCAGGGCTATAAAACAGGATTATATACTTCGCCTCATTTAAAAGATTTTCGAGAACGTATAAAAATAAATGGAAAATTTATTTCTCAGAAATACGTCGTTGATTTTGTGAAAAAATACCAGCACGGATTTGAAGATATAAAACCTTCTTTTTTTGAAATGACGGTGGCATTAGCGTTTACTTATTTTGCAGATGAAAAAGTAGATATTGCGGTGATAGAAACCGGATTGGGCGGAAGACTGGATTCCACGAATGTGATTGTGCCTGAAGTCTCCATAATTACAAATATTAGTTTTGATCATACCGGAATTTTAGGAGATACGCTCGAAAAAATTGCGTACGAAAAAGCCGGAATTATAAAACCGAAAGTACCTGTTATTATTGGTGAAACACAAAATGCTGTAAAAAATGTTTTTTTAGAAAGGGCAAAAGAAACAGCTTCAAAAATTATTTTTTCGGATGCTGAATATCAAGTTGAAAATACGGGTTATGAAAAGGAACAGCAATTGTTTCGAGTGTATCATAAAAAGAAATTAAGGTTCGAAAAATTATCGTGCGAGTTATTGGGAGGCTATCAGAAAAAAAATTTTTCGGCAGTGCTAAAAACGATAGATGTATTGAACGAAAAAAAAATCGCGGTAAGCGAAAAAGCTTTGATAAAAGGATTTTCAACCGTAATTACAAAAACAGGATTGTTGGGCAGATGGCAAATATTATCTCGAAACCCGCTAACCATTGCTGATACTGGTCATAACGAAGCGGGAATACGTGAAGTGCTTCAACAAATAAAAAGTACGCCGCATCAAAAATTACATTTTGTAATCGGTATGGTAAACGATAAAGACATCAGCACAGTATTGAAATTATTACCGAAAAATGCTATTTATTATTTCTGCAAAGCGACTATTCCGAGAGCATTAAACGAAAAAGAATTACAACAAAAAGCAATTTCTTTCGGATTAAAAGGAAATTCTTTTTCAACTGTTGCAAAAGCCTTGAAAGTTGCTAAAATAAAAGCAAAAAAAGAAGATTTGATTTTTATTGGAGGCAGCACTTTTGTAGTAGCGGAAGCGATTTAG
- a CDS encoding biopolymer transporter ExbD, with product MQLRKKGKFTAHVETSSLNDIMFFLLLFFLIVSTLVNPSVVKLTLPNSKHSIKMSKEQITMDVTKDLQYYINNKPVALADIPAVLASKIVGLTEPTVVLRFDNSLSVQNLVDVLQIGNNLKVKMILATKSSDK from the coding sequence ATGCAACTAAGGAAAAAAGGTAAATTTACGGCTCACGTAGAAACATCATCGCTCAACGATATTATGTTTTTCCTTTTGCTGTTCTTTTTAATTGTCTCCACACTCGTAAATCCCAGTGTTGTTAAATTGACACTTCCGAATTCGAAACATTCGATTAAGATGAGTAAGGAGCAAATAACGATGGATGTAACCAAAGATTTACAATATTATATTAACAACAAACCTGTTGCTTTGGCAGATATTCCGGCGGTACTTGCATCAAAAATTGTTGGACTAACGGAACCAACAGTAGTTTTACGATTCGACAATTCGCTCTCGGTACAAAATTTAGTGGACGTATTGCAAATTGGAAATAACTTGAAAGTGAAAATGATTTTGGCGACAAAATCTTCTGATAAATAA